The DNA window TATATTTATTGCTTCTTTTCCTGTTGCTGCAGTTCCCACAACTTCGTATCCAAGATCCTTCAGCTGCTTTTTGATCCCAACAGCTACAACACTCTCATCATCCACCACTAAAACTTTAATTTTGTTCATCAATTGTCCCCTAAACCCTTTAGATAAATTAAACTTATTTTTATCCCCTGATAAATGCTGCACAGAAATTTTGTATCTAAAACAGTAGCCCGATGTTTGCCACCAAACACAAGGATATCTAAACTGTCATTTATTATGTAATCCATTGTATATAGATGCATCGCCCTTTTTTTTGACCATTATGGTGAACTAAAACCCTCTATTATTACTTGTTAAAATAATGGTAATAAATCCTATTTATTTGGGATTTAAATAATCCAACTGATCACCGATGATGTCCTTAACGGTGTAACTGTAATTTGCCCCTATACTCCTTATTTTAGTGTTATCACACAGACTTATAGGCACCTCAGAAGGTCTGAACCTTTCCAGATCAAATTCTATGGCAACTTTTCCCTTATCTGTAAATACATTGATTCCACCATCCTGTGCAGTGTACTCCAAACCTTCCTCGAGGATAGCAGAGTCAACAGCAGTCTTTACGAACTTAACACCAAAAACAGGGTCGTTGTTTGTGACTGCAGGATCCTTCATCACCTTCTCACCAGTAACGGTTTCAATTTTTTCAATACTGTAGCCTGCTGTTTCAAGACTCAGTAGTATGTAGCTCAACACACTGTTGGTTCGCATTGCACCCTGATTGTAAACATCACCAGACACACCGTTGGCTGCAAGCTGAATGTAACCATTCACAACATCCTTAACATGTGACCAATCCTTGAGTGCATTCACATTCCCTATCCTGATACTGTCAACTTTGCCTGCCTTCAAATCTGAAACCTGTTGGGTCACAACAGATGTAACGAACATGGGTCCACGACCCGCTCCTTCATGGTTGAATGCCCTCGAAACCACCGTGCACAAACCAAAGGAGTCATGATAATTCCTCATCAAATACTCACAGTAAACCTTGGATGTTGCATAGGGAGACATTGGTCTCAATGGATTGGATTCTTTAATTGGAAGTTCAGGTATGGAAATTGGCTCTGGAAAAACAACTCCATACTTTGATTTAAGGGTTTCATACTGCTCCTCTGAACTTATAACAAGGCCATACTCATCACTAGAACCTGCAAACACAACTTTAGGATCCAAATCCTTGATTCGGATGGCTTCAAGCAGGTTACTAGTTCCATTGGCATTTATCATCTGGGTCTTCAATGGATCCTTAAAGGATGCTGGTATGAATGACTGGGCAGCCAAATGAAAAACATATTCAGGTTCAGAAAGATCCAGTGCACCTGCAAGGGATGTGATATCAGTCAAATCACCCTCAACAATTTTAAGATCATCCTCAATCCCATGATTAACTAAATTTTGAGAGTAAATACCCTGAGTTCCCCTTTGAATCAGCCCATATACGTTGGCCCCATTTTTAATAAGTTCCTCTGCAAGGTAGGAACCAACAAATCCATCAGCACCTGTAATCAGTATATTCTTATCTTTCCAATCCATAACATCACCATTTATCTTATTAAGGTTCAATTTTACCCAGTTTAAACATTAGTTTTATTAAAATCAAGCTGAAATCTAAAATCTATGGTTAAATATATATTCTTTATAAATAAATAGAGTTTTAAAAGGTTTAAAACTTTCACCATTGATTCAGAAAAATTAGTAGGAGAAATTAAATAATGGTTCAGTATGATGCTCAAGAATACTTAAATCAGGGATCCAAATTCCATGAATTGGGTAGTCTTGACAAGGCATTGACCTATTATTATAAGGCTTTGGATTACCTTAAAGGTACAGATGACAAAAAAACTGAGGCAGATGCTCTTCTTGAAATAGGTAACATCTACATTGAAAAGGAAAACTACGAAAATGCCCAGGACTACTACGAAAAATCTTTGAACACCTACAAAACAGCTGATGACGACATTGGTGAAGGCTATGCTCTCACTGGCATAGGGCTCATACATGAAAAGCAGGAAAAATATGCAGATGCAAGAAACTACTACGTTGATGCAGAGGCCAAATTTGAGAACAGATCTGATAGAGAAAGAAAGGCAGCAATCATATCACTAACCGCAGGTACCTATGAGGCACAAGGAGCCTGGGAAGATGCCATCATGGAGTACAGACGCTCACTATCGATATATCGGAAAGTCAAAGACAACGATAAACAGGAAACCATAAAGGACAAGATTGAACACCTATCAATCGAAAGGGGCAAACAAAAAACATCAAGGAGCGAAAAAATCCTTGCAGTAAGCTATGTTTTTGCATTGATCCTAGCGGAAGTTACGGTAACTTATGTGAACAAAGAAACAGGACTCGTAATCGAAGCATTAATACTCATGGCCCTCCTAGTGAACTCATCATTAAATGTGTCCTACAATTACTCAGTGTTACTCCGGTCTATGATGGCACTGCCAATGATAAGGATCATCGGACTTTCAATACCACTCATGCAGATCCAATCGTTGTATTGGTTCCCCATCATTGCTGTTCCACTATTTGCAGCTGCATACACCATAATGAAGAATCAGGGTCTTACAAGGCAGCACATAGGACTCATATGGGGGAACAAAAAGGTACAATTCTTAATAGCATTAACAGGAATATTTTTAGGAATCACTGAGTATATAATACTCCAGCCCAAACCACTTATAGCTGTTTTAAACCCTGTTAATCTTATCATAGCGTCAATAATACTCATAATCTCAACAGGGCTGGCAGAAGAATTGCTCTTCAGGGGAATCATACAAAAGAATGCTGAAAATGTATTTGGAATATTTCTCGGACTACTCTACACTGCAGTACTTTTCACAGCCCTTCACATAGGCTGGAACAACTTCTACGATTTAATTTTCGTGTTTGGTGTGGCACTCTTCTATGGATATGCATTCCAAAAAACCAGAAGTATAGTTGGTGTGACACTTTCACATGGAATATCAAATTCATTCTTGTTTTTAATAGTTCCATTCTATGCACCATTATTGTTCCATTACCTTCCAATAATTTGAGATACTCGATGGAGAATAATAGTATTGTAACGTTGAACATTAATTGATACTCAAGTATCTCATGAAGTATGTAGATAACAATATCAAAGACTAATTTTCATTAAATTTAATCTAATTTCTAAAACGATAAAATAATGATAAAAAAATAATTTATTAATCAGATTTAAAACATTGAATTTTTAACTCAATTTATTCAAATCACCCGACTTATGGAATTCACATATAAACTTCTTATTTAAATGTAATATGTTTTGTTTATTTGTGTTTTGTTTGTTGAGTTTACATTCCACCATAGATAGCTGGATACAACAGCTATCCTTGTACCTTGCGGTACAAATCTGTAAGTGCCTTCAAAATCTGTATCTACACCATTGATCTTGAAGTATCCAATGAAATCAGTTCCATTATTTGTGAAGTTACTGTAACCTGTCCATGCAGCACACTTCATATCAAAATGACCTGTAACAGGAGTTTCAAACATGGCTGATTTAAAGTCCTTTTTAAAAAGGTCCATAACTGTGTTGGATGTTACATTTATGGTGTCAACAGTTCCATTTCCTATAAGACCACTGCTCGTGTAACAAAGAGGATCTTCATACTGATCTGCTCCCTTCATATCTACTTTGAAGTAGAAGTGTTCACCTTTGCCGTAGACATTGTAGGTACCACCAAGTGATCCTCCATTATGTGTGTTGTTGGGTATGGATGCATAACCTGTGTAGTTGTAGTTCATCTGATTAAATGCGTAGCTCATGAGACTGTCCCTTGTAATGTATGCTGTAGCAGAGCCCAAGACTATGATTAAAAGTATTATGATGCCTATTTTGGATTTGTTCACTAGTATCACTTCAATTAGGTTAAGAAACTAAAAAAAATAAAAAAAGAAAGTGTTGGATTAGCACTATGTTGCTAGGATGTTACATAGTGTTGCGGGTGTTACAAATACCATGGTAACTTTACCATTTCCATCAACTGTAAATATTTCTTCTTCGAATACTGGTTCTGTGCTGGATCCGTTGCCTGTTATGGTCGCAGGGTCGTTGTTAATTATTATTGTGTTGTCTGTGATGTTTGCTGGTAACTGGTTAACTGGTAGGTTTAGTACAGTTACGTTGTATTTGAGATCATCATTTTGTGGTTGTAGATTTTTGGACCAGCCCTGCATGACAAGATTCATGTCACTGCTGTTGGAAGCTAAAGTCTGGTTAAACAATCCCTTCCAGGCTAAAACTCGGACTGTTGTTCCTGCTGGTAATGGTTCATTTCCATAGCCTGCTAAACTGCTTAAGTCCATTGTTACATTACCATTTGGTTTGATGTATCCGTCTACGTAGTAATTTTGTACAGTACCATTTTTCAATGTCATATTTTCAATGACTGCATCAAAATGGAACCATGTTGTACCGTTGTTAGAAAAAGCTAATTTAGTTGATGATTGGTTTACAGTGGAGTTGGATTTGCTTGTACATCCGCTAACAGCAACTGCTATGAGTACTAATATGACCAAAAGAATTATTGCATTTTTACTGTTTTTCATAATACAAGCCCCTTAAAGAACTGTTACCACCTTATATGCCACAATTGCTACAAATACTAGTAGTAATGGTACGATGGCTATATTTGATCCTGTAACAAAAGATTTCATAGTTTTGTTCTCAGTTTCAGAACTTAATATCTCTTTAAGTGCCAGTAATGCTATTAAAGCAATTACAGCAATAATACTGTAAGCCATAACCTCAGTAGTTGTTACCGTAGTAGTGGTTGTGGTTACTGTAGATATCATACTATTATGATCTAATTATTATGATATATATGATTTTCTATAATTTTCTCTTTATTTTCCTTTTTTTTAAATATCAAGTTTTTTTTTAAGATAATTTTTTAAATCAGTTTAATCAAAAACTCTGTTTTGCTAATGTCTAACTAAACCAGTTTAAAAGCTCTTTTACTGATTTATCCACGTTCCATTTTAATGGAACAATTTTAACTTTTCAATGTAATTTAGGTCATATTCACATACAGATGAAGAGACCTGTATACATTGGTTGTGTCAGGCAACTTGTAGAGTAGGAATTCAATATTTTTGTAACCCGCCGAACCTGCAGTGAAACTGTAGGGTATCTGGGTCTGATTACCATTTGTCAATGTAATATTCTGCTGGCTCATGACAGTACCATTGGAACTAACAACCAATTCATAGTTCGCTGTCTGATACTCGTGGTTTACAATACCTATTATAACTGTGCCATTTTGACCAAGTGTTAAATTGGTTGGATAATCACTTGCCTTACCATTGGGTCCTAAAATATAGAATTCTGTGAAAGATTCTCCCTGTTTCGGTTTTAAGATGATGAAAACAGTAGTGGATATGGCCATCAAAATTGTGATAATTAAGATGATTGATAGGAATTTACCTGTTTTTGATTCACCTGAAAAACTATTTTTAATAGAGCTTAAGGTTCCTCCAAAATTCACATAGAACTTTTGACCTTCAGGAACTCTTCTACGCCTGATAAATGCTATTAATAACATTATAAGAGTGAATGCTGAAAGAGAGATAAGTATAGGTGTTAAACGAATTCCCCATGGTGTGTAATTTAACATTAATCCAATAATTGGAGTTATGGCAATACTCAACCCAAAACTCAATGCTGATCTCTCAATACCATCTAAATCTCCTTTTTTTGGGAATAATGCTGCTATTAATGAATATCCTGGAATGAAAAGTATGAGTAAAATTCCCAAGAAGGTTCTTACAAATGTTTCATTCAACTTTGGAGTGACAATGAAAATAATTGTGAGGACAGATGTTAATAATATTAACAGTAAATCTTTTGAAACAAATTTAGGATAAATATTTTTCCTTTTTTTAGTTTCTAAATTAGATTTGTCATCAATTTCATTTTTAATAACCTTATGTTCTTTATTTCGGGATATTAATTCCTTTTCATTTTTTGATCCGGATTTTTCATATAAGTCCGGTTTTATAGCATTTTTGACTTCGTAAACTCTAGAATAAATATATTTATTTTCCTGTATTGCTTTTTTCCTTCGGATTATTGCAATGAATATTAATACAATAGTTAAAAGCCCTAATGCCCCAATGATCATGTTTATATTGCTTTTTAAGAAATTGAAATAACTGAGTGGTATAAGATTTGTTAAAACGATTACAATGGCAATACCAATCAGTGGAAATCCAAAGCTTAATGCCAACCTTTCAAGGAGGTCAAGATCATTTTGTCTAGGGTATATTACGGCGATTAATGAATATCCTGAAAGGAACAATATAAGCATTATTATTAATATAATCCTGAAAATATAATTGGTTAAAGTAGGATTCATTATCACGGATAAACATGCTATTGTAGTGATAAATATCAGAATCAAATCTAAATATTTAAGTTTGTTTATCATGTATTAAACTCCATAATGAATCAAATCTTTATTTTAATGGAAGGATGAATTTAATTGAAGTAAATATAAATAAGTTATTTTTGTGTAATATCATAATTATAGTTATATAAATGCTCATATCTTATAAATTTGATTCTCAAAACGATTTATTTCATCAAATAATCTGGATATTGACTAAAAATTCAATCTAATTCATTTCACTATATTTAAATATTACAAATTTAAATTTATTTACATGGGATCTGTTGAATTGGATAAAAGGTTTAAATACGAAGCTTTTGGGCTAAATATTCTTTCAGATTTCTATTTACCTCATTTAATATCCACCAATTTTGATAAACCCGATGTTAAAATAATTAATAGCAAATTTGATTTAGATTTGAAACAAGTTAATCAAAGTGGCCCGAATTTTTACATCGATAAGCAATACATTTATAGATTTTGGGATTTTGTTGGAAAGTTTAAAATCAATAATAATACCATAATAGTCGATCCAAAGTTAGATGTGGATCAAAATATCTTAAATAATTTTATTTTAGGAACTATATTCGCGACGTTATTACGTTTAAGAGGACTATTTGTTTTACATGCTAGTGCAGTTAATATTCATGGATTTGCCATAGCATTTTCTGGATTCAAGGGATATGGAAAATCAACTACAGCTATGGCGTTTTATAATAGAGGTTATCCCATAATATCTGATGATTATATTGCCATTGACTTTCATAATGAAATTCCAATGATTTCACAAGGTTTTTCATGTTTAAAATTATCACTTAACTCAGCACAATATCTACATAAAAATAAAGTTATCAATTCTTTTGAAAAAAAGAGGTATTTCAGTGTTCCTCAGGCATATGTTACTAAAAAATTACCCTTAAAAAAAATTTACTTTATCGAACGAAATGAGTATTCCAAAATTTATGATATCACCGGCCAAAATGCATTTGTGGAACTAATAAAAAATACATTTGGAATAAATATGTTCAAAAATACGGAACTTGCTATTAATTTTTTACAATGTAATAAAATATTCCAAACAGTTAATTTATCTAAGTTAATAATATCCGATAACCTAAATGATTTGGATAAGTTAGTTAAACTTGTTGAAGAGGACATTTTATGAGTGCCATAACTGGAATTTTTAACAGGAATGGAAAAAATATTAAATTGTCACAATTTCAAAAAATGAATAGTAAATTGTCACATAGAGGCAGGGGTAACTCGAAAAATTGGATTGAAGGGAATATGGCATTGGGTCATCAAATGTTATGGACCACTAAAGAATCTTTAATAGAAGAATTGCCATTTCATGATGAAGATTTAAAATTGATTATAACTTCGGATGCAAGAATTGACAATAGAGAAGAGCTTTCAAATATATTAAACATTGAAAACAGTACTGAAGTATCGGACAGTTATTATATACTAAAATCTTATGAAAAATGGGGAGAAAATTGCCCCAAACATTTACTTGGAGATTTTTCATTTGCGATTTGGGATGATTCTCAACAAAAATTATTTTGTGCTAGAGATCATATGGGAATAAAACCTTTCTATTATTTTTTAAGCAATGATGTATTCATTTTTGGTACTGAAATAAAGGCTATAATTGACAATGATTATGTTCCATATGAATTAAATGAATATAAGTTAGCTCTTTTTTTAATGAAAGATACTGAGAATAATAAACTAACTTTTTATAAAGATATATTTGAATTGCCTGGAGGACATTCTATTGTTCTAAATAAATCAGAATTTGATATTTCATGTTACTGGCAATTGGATCCTAATTTAGAGATAATAATGGATTCTGAAGAGGATTATGTAAAAAAATTTTTAGAATTATTTGAAGAATCTGTTAAATGTAGATTAAGAAGCTGTTTTCCAGTTGGTAGTGAATTAAGTGGGGGATTAGATTCTTCTTCTATTGTTAGTGTTGCTAAAAATATTAGGGGTGCAAACGATTGTTTTCAACCATTTTGTACTTTTTCACAAATTTTTGAAGAAACTTTAGAATGTGATGAAAAGAATTATATAAATACATTAATTGATGATACAATAGAACCTTTTTTTATCAATGTAGATAATATTAGTCCCCTAAATGACATTGACACAATATTATGGTATCAAGATCAACCTTTCTATACACCACATATAACAAAACAGATCCAATTATATAAACATGTACAAGATCGAGGAGTACATGTTCTTTTAAGTGGTCAAGGAGGAGATCAGGTTTTATCATTAGGAAATAATTATTTTAAAGAATTAGCAGTTACAAATCAATGGAAAATGTTAATAAATGAAATTAATGACTTTTCTAAAATGATAAATACAAATCGATTCACTGTATTTAAAGAAAAAGTTATTTATTTGTTGTTACCTTATAAATTGAAAAAGTTTATCAAAATATTTTTAGGGATAAATGATGAAAGTATTATTAATTTAGAGTTTGCACAGAGTCTAGGATTTGATTTGAAAAATTATTATAATCACCTAAATGATGTTAATAAGTTAAACACTAAAGAAATACATTACAAAAAAATTACAAGTTCGGTAAATGAAACAGTGTTTGGAACAATAGATCGTCGAGTTGCTAATTTTGGTATTGAAGTTCGATTTCCTTTTTATGATAAGAGGCTTGTTGAATTTTGTTATGCAATACCAAATGAGATGAAATTCAAAAATGGTTGGAATAGATATATTCTAAGAGAAGCAATGAAAAATATTATGCCTGATGAAATTAGAGAGCGGGTTGATAAAAACAATTTTAGTAAGAGTTTTGAAAAAAGTTTCATCAAATATGAATTTAATTATATACAA is part of the Methanobacterium lacus genome and encodes:
- a CDS encoding tetratricopeptide repeat protein gives rise to the protein MVQYDAQEYLNQGSKFHELGSLDKALTYYYKALDYLKGTDDKKTEADALLEIGNIYIEKENYENAQDYYEKSLNTYKTADDDIGEGYALTGIGLIHEKQEKYADARNYYVDAEAKFENRSDRERKAAIISLTAGTYEAQGAWEDAIMEYRRSLSIYRKVKDNDKQETIKDKIEHLSIERGKQKTSRSEKILAVSYVFALILAEVTVTYVNKETGLVIEALILMALLVNSSLNVSYNYSVLLRSMMALPMIRIIGLSIPLMQIQSLYWFPIIAVPLFAAAYTIMKNQGLTRQHIGLIWGNKKVQFLIALTGIFLGITEYIILQPKPLIAVLNPVNLIIASIILIISTGLAEELLFRGIIQKNAENVFGIFLGLLYTAVLFTALHIGWNNFYDLIFVFGVALFYGYAFQKTRSIVGVTLSHGISNSFLFLIVPFYAPLLFHYLPII
- a CDS encoding phosphoenolpyruvate carboxykinase (ATP); this translates as MGSVELDKRFKYEAFGLNILSDFYLPHLISTNFDKPDVKIINSKFDLDLKQVNQSGPNFYIDKQYIYRFWDFVGKFKINNNTIIVDPKLDVDQNILNNFILGTIFATLLRLRGLFVLHASAVNIHGFAIAFSGFKGYGKSTTAMAFYNRGYPIISDDYIAIDFHNEIPMISQGFSCLKLSLNSAQYLHKNKVINSFEKKRYFSVPQAYVTKKLPLKKIYFIERNEYSKIYDITGQNAFVELIKNTFGINMFKNTELAINFLQCNKIFQTVNLSKLIISDNLNDLDKLVKLVEEDIL
- a CDS encoding lasso peptide isopeptide bond-forming cyclase; this encodes MSAITGIFNRNGKNIKLSQFQKMNSKLSHRGRGNSKNWIEGNMALGHQMLWTTKESLIEELPFHDEDLKLIITSDARIDNREELSNILNIENSTEVSDSYYILKSYEKWGENCPKHLLGDFSFAIWDDSQQKLFCARDHMGIKPFYYFLSNDVFIFGTEIKAIIDNDYVPYELNEYKLALFLMKDTENNKLTFYKDIFELPGGHSIVLNKSEFDISCYWQLDPNLEIIMDSEEDYVKKFLELFEESVKCRLRSCFPVGSELSGGLDSSSIVSVAKNIRGANDCFQPFCTFSQIFEETLECDEKNYINTLIDDTIEPFFINVDNISPLNDIDTILWYQDQPFYTPHITKQIQLYKHVQDRGVHVLLSGQGGDQVLSLGNNYFKELAVTNQWKMLINEINDFSKMINTNRFTVFKEKVIYLLLPYKLKKFIKIFLGINDESIINLEFAQSLGFDLKNYYNHLNDVNKLNTKEIHYKKITSSVNETVFGTIDRRVANFGIEVRFPFYDKRLVEFCYAIPNEMKFKNGWNRYILREAMKNIMPDEIRERVDKNNFSKSFEKSFIKYEFNYIQNILKNDKLIRNYVNLELFNSCRIDRFKESDFFDLWIIILISIWLNQFKKRFNI
- a CDS encoding GDP-mannose 4,6-dehydratase codes for the protein MDWKDKNILITGADGFVGSYLAEELIKNGANVYGLIQRGTQGIYSQNLVNHGIEDDLKIVEGDLTDITSLAGALDLSEPEYVFHLAAQSFIPASFKDPLKTQMINANGTSNLLEAIRIKDLDPKVVFAGSSDEYGLVISSEEQYETLKSKYGVVFPEPISIPELPIKESNPLRPMSPYATSKVYCEYLMRNYHDSFGLCTVVSRAFNHEGAGRGPMFVTSVVTQQVSDLKAGKVDSIRIGNVNALKDWSHVKDVVNGYIQLAANGVSGDVYNQGAMRTNSVLSYILLSLETAGYSIEKIETVTGEKVMKDPAVTNNDPVFGVKFVKTAVDSAILEEGLEYTAQDGGINVFTDKGKVAIEFDLERFRPSEVPISLCDNTKIRSIGANYSYTVKDIIGDQLDYLNPK
- a CDS encoding DUF1616 domain-containing protein, with product MINKLKYLDLILIFITTIACLSVIMNPTLTNYIFRIILIIMLILFLSGYSLIAVIYPRQNDLDLLERLALSFGFPLIGIAIVIVLTNLIPLSYFNFLKSNINMIIGALGLLTIVLIFIAIIRRKKAIQENKYIYSRVYEVKNAIKPDLYEKSGSKNEKELISRNKEHKVIKNEIDDKSNLETKKRKNIYPKFVSKDLLLILLTSVLTIIFIVTPKLNETFVRTFLGILLILFIPGYSLIAALFPKKGDLDGIERSALSFGLSIAITPIIGLMLNYTPWGIRLTPILISLSAFTLIMLLIAFIRRRRVPEGQKFYVNFGGTLSSIKNSFSGESKTGKFLSIILIITILMAISTTVFIILKPKQGESFTEFYILGPNGKASDYPTNLTLGQNGTVIIGIVNHEYQTANYELVVSSNGTVMSQQNITLTNGNQTQIPYSFTAGSAGYKNIEFLLYKLPDTTNVYRSLHLYVNMT